The following proteins come from a genomic window of Aspergillus luchuensis IFO 4308 DNA, chromosome 3, nearly complete sequence:
- a CDS encoding putative amino acid transporter (COG:E;~EggNog:ENOG410PHHD;~InterPro:IPR013057;~PFAM:PF01490;~TransMembrane:11 (i55-74o80-104i132-154o166-183i195-215o235-254i266-287o307-326i347-368o380-401i413-436o)), whose product MRLDGVAPPPDAVEPKSQREKDEDVEDLKAIDGAPEVDAFGDEANAEVKYKTLKWWQCGMFMIAESVSLGVLSLPATMTALGLVPSLILIIGLGILALYTGYVIGQFRERHPYIHNLADAGEILMGTFGRELFGLGQILFSIFIMGSHIVTFTVMMNTITDHGTCSIVFSIVAFIICLVLSLPRTIKNLTYISTASFLSIFSAVMITMIGVGVQYKGGQNISITTETNLYTAFSGVTQIMFAYCAHVAFFGLIAEMEEPKDFPKALCLLQGFEISLYVTAAIVIYYYVGNGVDSPALGSAGPVLKKVAYGMAIPTIIGAGVVNGHVGLKYIYVRIFRKSGRMHKNDWVSVGSWIGIGVTCWVIAWIIGEGIPSFSNLVSLISSLFASWFSFGLPGAYWLHMNYGQWWSSPKKCALTIINMLIFAIGGAMCGLGLYASGKAIHDDSSRSSFSCANNA is encoded by the exons ATGCGTTTGGACGGCGTTGCCCCTCCGCCCGATGCGGTTGAGCCCAAGAGCCAGcgggagaaggatgaggacgtGGAGGACCTCAAGGCGATCGATGGTGCGCCCGAGGTGGACGCCTTTGGCGATGAAGCTAATGCGGAGGTCAAGTACAAGACCTTGAAGTGGTG GCAATGCGGAATGT TCATGATTGCTGAATCCGTGTCGCTCGGTGTCTTGTCTCTTCCGGCTACTATGACGGCCCTGGGTCTTGTTCC ttctctcattctcatcatcGGTCTTGGTATCCTCGCCCTTTACACTGGTTATGTCATTGGTCAATTCCGTGAACGCCACCCTTACATCCACAACCTTGCCGATGCGGGAGAGATCCTCATGGGCACTTTCGGTCGGGAGTTGTTCGGTCTGGGCCAGATCCTCTTCTCTATCTTCATCATGGGTAGCCATATCGTCACTTTTACTGTCATGATGAACACCATTACCGACCACGGCACCTGCTCCATCGTGTTCAGTATCGTCGCGTTCATCATCTGTCTGGTTCTCTCGCTGCCCCGAACCATCAAGAACTTGACCTACATCTCCACTGCCT CCTTCCTGAGTATCTTCTCTGCGGTTATGATCACCATGATTGGTGTCGGTGTGCAGTACAAGGGCGGTCAGaacatcagcatcaccaccgagACCAACCTGTACACGGCATTCAGTGGTGTGACCCAGATCATGTTTGCTTACTGCGCCCACGTCGCCTTCTTCGGTCTGATCGCCGAGATGGAGGAACCCAAGGACTTCCCCAAGGCGCTGTGTCTGCTGCAGGGCTTCGAAATTTCCCTCTACGTCACCGCCGCTATcgtcatctactactatGTGGGTAACGGAGTTGACTCGCCCGCTCTGGGATCGGCTGGCCCTGTCTTGAAGAAGGTGGCTTACGGCATGGCCATTCCTACT ATTATTGGTGCTGGTGTGGTCAACGGACATGTTGGTCTCAAGTACATCTATGTGCGCATCTTCCGCAAGTCGGGACGTATGCACAAGAACGACTGGGTCTCTGTGGGATCCTGGATCGGTATTGGCGTGACCTGCTGGGTGATTGCTTGGATCATCGGCGAGGGTATCCCCTCTTTCAGCAACCTGGTCAGTCTGATTAGTTCGCTGTTTGCCAGTTGGTTTAGTTTCGGTCTGCCGGGTGCCTACTGGTTGCACATGAACTACGGCCAGTGGTGGTCGAGCCCGAAGAAGTGTGCTCTCACTATCATCAACATGCTCATCTTTGCCATTGGTGGCGCTATG TGCGGTCTCGGTCTGTACGCGTCCGGCAAGGCAATCCACGACGACTCGTCCCGGTCCAGCTTTTCGTGCGCCAACAATGCATAG